The following are encoded together in the Hemicordylus capensis ecotype Gifberg chromosome 4, rHemCap1.1.pri, whole genome shotgun sequence genome:
- the SDCBP gene encoding syntenin-1: MSLYPSLEDLKVDKVIQAQASFASNPTNPAILSEASAPILQDGNLYPKLYPELAQYMGLSLNEEEIQRNLAMVPAANSQGLVARPSAVNYMVAPVTGNDVGVRRAEVKQGIREIILCKDQDGKIGLRLKSVDNGIFVQLVQANSPGSLAGLRFGDQVLQINGENCAGWSSDKAHKVLKQAPGGRISMIIRDRPFERTITMHKDSTGHVGFIFKNGRITSIVKDSSAARNGLLTEHIICEINGQNIIGLKDSQIADILQTAGNTVTITIMPSQFFEHIIKRMASSVMKNLMDHTIPEV; encoded by the exons GCCCAAGCATCTTTTGCTTCAAATCCAACCAATCCAGCAATTTTATCTGAAGCTTCTGCTCCAATCCTTCAAGATGGAA ACTTGTATCCAAAGCTGTATCCTGAACTTGCCCAGTATATGGGTCTAAGCTTGAATGAAGAAGAGATACAAAGAAACTTGGCAATGGTTCCTGCTGCAAATTCTCAGGGG CTTGTTGCAAGGCCTTCTGCAGTTAATTACATGGTGGCTCCAGTAACTGGAAATGATGTTGGAGTTCGTCGAGCAGAAGTAAAGCAAGGGATCCGTGAAATAATCTTGTGTAAAGATCAGGATGGAAAAATTGGGCTTCGCCTTAAATCAGTGGACAAT ggTATATTTGTCCAACTAGTTCAGGCAAATTCTCCAGGATCACTGGCTGGCCTGCGGTTTGGGGACCAGGTTCTGCAAATCAATGGTGAAAACTGTGCAGGATGGAGCTCTGATAAAGCTCATAAAGTTTTGAAGCAAGCACCTGGAGGTAGAATTTCAATGATTATTCGTGACAG ACCTTTTGAGCGAACTATTACCATGCACAAGGACAGCACAGGTCATGTTGGATTTATATTCAAAAATGGTAGGATAACTTCAATAGTAAAAGACAGCTCTGCTGCTAGAAACGGACTTCTTACGGAACACATCATCTGTGAAATTAATGGACAAAACATTATTGGCCTGAAG GATTCCCAAATTGCAGATATATTGCAAACTGCTGGAAACACAGTGACCATCACTATCATGCCTTCCCAGTTTTTTGAACATATAATAAAAAG aatggcttcaAGTGTTATGAAAAATCTGATGGATCATACCATTCCTGAAGTCTAA